In a genomic window of Rhodovulum sp. P5:
- the trkA gene encoding Trk system potassium transporter TrkA yields the protein MKVIICGAGQVGWQIARHLSGERNDVTVVDFNPDLVQRATDALDVQGISGHASYPDILERAGARDADMIIAATHSDEVNMVACQVAHSIFAVPRKIARLRAQSYLTAIYSDLYRRDHMPIDVVISPEREVAEAALQRLAAPAAFDTESFLKGQAQLLGITLEEDCPVVHTPLRQLTDLFSTLRALVVGVRREGTLFAPEPGDQLFPEDQIYVFAHTEDVNRTLEIFGKTLKKQERVVIIGGGNVGLAVAKALENSEERIRAKVIEKDRGRAEIAADELERTIVLNGDGLDVNLLNEANVHRADAVLAVTDDDKTNLLAAVRAKMEGCPMAICLVNDPSLVSLMGPLDIDAYINPRATTVSSILRHVRHGRVRGVYSIGDAEAEVLEAQVLSTSPMAGKRVQDIDFPEGALMGAVMKDGKVIRPTGTTRIEEGDMVVIFSLSADVPEVERLLQVSIDFF from the coding sequence ATGAAGGTCATCATCTGCGGTGCAGGCCAGGTGGGCTGGCAGATCGCCCGGCACCTGTCGGGGGAGCGCAACGACGTTACCGTCGTCGATTTCAACCCCGATCTGGTGCAGCGGGCGACCGATGCGCTGGACGTGCAGGGGATATCGGGCCATGCCTCCTACCCCGATATCCTTGAGCGCGCGGGCGCGCGCGATGCGGACATGATCATCGCCGCCACCCATTCGGACGAGGTCAACATGGTCGCCTGCCAGGTGGCCCATTCGATCTTTGCCGTCCCGCGCAAGATCGCGCGGCTTCGGGCGCAGTCCTACCTGACTGCGATCTATTCCGACCTATACCGGCGCGACCACATGCCGATCGACGTGGTCATCAGCCCCGAGCGTGAGGTGGCCGAGGCCGCGCTGCAACGGCTGGCCGCCCCGGCCGCCTTTGATACCGAGAGCTTTCTGAAGGGTCAGGCGCAGCTTCTGGGCATCACGCTGGAGGAGGACTGCCCGGTCGTGCACACGCCGCTCCGCCAGTTGACCGACCTGTTTTCCACCCTGCGCGCATTGGTGGTCGGCGTCCGGCGCGAGGGCACGCTGTTCGCCCCGGAACCGGGCGACCAGTTGTTCCCCGAAGATCAGATTTACGTCTTCGCCCATACAGAGGACGTGAACCGGACGCTGGAGATCTTCGGCAAGACCCTGAAAAAACAGGAACGGGTCGTCATCATCGGCGGCGGCAATGTCGGGCTGGCCGTTGCCAAGGCCCTTGAAAACAGCGAGGAGCGCATCCGCGCCAAGGTGATCGAAAAGGACCGCGGCCGGGCCGAGATCGCCGCCGATGAACTGGAACGGACCATCGTGCTGAATGGCGACGGGCTGGACGTCAACCTGCTGAACGAGGCCAATGTTCACCGGGCCGACGCCGTGCTTGCGGTGACGGACGACGACAAGACCAACCTTCTGGCCGCCGTGCGCGCCAAGATGGAAGGCTGCCCTATGGCGATCTGTCTGGTCAACGACCCCTCACTGGTATCGCTGATGGGGCCGCTGGACATCGACGCCTATATCAACCCCCGCGCCACCACGGTCAGTTCGATCCTGCGCCATGTTCGCCACGGGCGTGTGCGCGGCGTCTACTCGATTGGCGATGCCGAGGCCGAGGTGCTGGAGGCGCAGGTTTTGTCGACCTCGCCCATGGCGGGCAAGCGGGTTCAGGATATCGACTTCCCCGAAGGCGCGCTGATGGGGGCCGTGATGAAGGACGGCAAGGTGATCCGCCCCACCGGCACGACGCGCATCGAGGAAGGCGACATGGTGGTCATCTTCTCGCTATCGGCCGACGTGCCGGAGGTGGAGCGCCTGTTGCAGGTCTCCATCGACTTTTTCTGA
- a CDS encoding GNAT family N-acetyltransferase — protein sequence MTKAQPLGAPVPDWTAPVWPARQTLDGRCAVLEPLSAERHAADLHLANSADASIWHYLPYGPFASLESFEDWMTGVTSHDDPVFFAVRDRQSGLCTGVLSYLRIQPQAGSIEIGHVNFSKALQRTPAATEAVTLLVGWAFEAGYRRVEWKCNTLNMASRRAAQRFGLSYEGIFRQHSVAKGRNRDTAWFAAIDAEWPALKAAYSRWLAPSNFDAAGRQIERLSDLTRPVLVAADPELS from the coding sequence ATGACGAAGGCTCAACCGCTCGGGGCCCCCGTGCCCGACTGGACCGCGCCCGTGTGGCCGGCGCGGCAGACCCTTGACGGGCGGTGCGCCGTGCTGGAGCCGCTGTCGGCAGAGCGGCATGCGGCAGACCTGCACCTGGCCAATTCCGCGGACGCGTCGATCTGGCACTACCTGCCATACGGGCCGTTCGCGTCGCTGGAGAGTTTCGAGGACTGGATGACAGGCGTCACCTCCCATGACGACCCGGTGTTCTTCGCCGTCCGTGATCGGCAGAGCGGCCTGTGCACGGGGGTATTGAGCTATCTGCGAATCCAGCCGCAGGCGGGCTCCATCGAGATCGGGCATGTGAATTTCTCGAAAGCCTTGCAGCGTACCCCCGCCGCGACCGAGGCCGTGACCCTGCTGGTCGGCTGGGCGTTCGAGGCGGGATATCGGCGGGTGGAATGGAAGTGCAACACGCTGAACATGGCCTCTCGCCGGGCGGCGCAAAGGTTCGGGCTCAGCTATGAGGGCATCTTCCGGCAGCATTCGGTGGCCAAGGGGCGCAATCGCGACACCGCATGGTTTGCTGCGATCGATGCGGAATGGCCCGCACTGAAGGCCGCCTATAGCCGCTGGCTGGCACCATCGAATTTCGACGCGGCGGGCCGGCAGATCGAACGGTTGAGCGACCTGACGCGCCCCGTTCTGGTCGCGGCGGACCCCGAACTGTCCTGA
- the mce gene encoding methylmalonyl-CoA epimerase, whose protein sequence is MIGRLNHVAIAVPDLDAASAQYANTLGAKVGAPQDEPDHGVTVVFIELPNTKIELLYPLGDASPIKGFLEKNPSGGIHHICYEVDDILAARDKLKDQGARVLGTGEPKIGAHGKPVLFLHPKDFNGTLVELEQV, encoded by the coding sequence ATGATCGGCCGCCTGAACCATGTCGCCATTGCCGTGCCGGACCTCGACGCCGCGTCGGCGCAATATGCCAACACGCTGGGGGCCAAGGTCGGTGCCCCGCAGGATGAGCCCGACCATGGCGTGACCGTGGTCTTCATCGAACTGCCCAACACCAAGATCGAACTTCTGTATCCGCTGGGCGATGCCAGCCCGATCAAGGGGTTTCTGGAAAAGAACCCCTCCGGCGGTATCCACCATATCTGCTACGAGGTGGACGATATCCTTGCCGCGCGCGACAAGCTGAAGGATCAGGGCGCCCGCGTGCTGGGCACGGGCGAACCCAAGATCGGCGCCCACGGCAAGCCGGTGCTGTTCCTGCATCCCAAGGATTTCAACGGGACGCTGGTCGAGCTGGAACAGGTCTGA
- a CDS encoding nitroreductase, with the protein MPTPRPEVLDFLLTRRSRPAKTLSLPVPTRDELIPILTAAARSPDHGKLEPWRFIVLEAPALRRLAGLVQERGPALGQTPEAIAKAAKAYEDGGLCVAVIASPKPSDKIPEIEQTYSAGAVCLALLNAALAAGWGANWLSGWPSHDRGFVETGLGLAPSEQVAGLIFIGTETTAPPERPRPDLNAITEWVSE; encoded by the coding sequence ATGCCCACCCCACGTCCCGAGGTGCTGGACTTCCTGCTCACCCGCCGCTCGCGCCCGGCAAAGACGCTGAGCCTGCCGGTGCCCACGCGCGATGAGTTGATCCCAATCCTCACTGCCGCCGCGCGCAGTCCCGATCATGGCAAGCTGGAACCCTGGCGCTTCATCGTGCTTGAGGCCCCGGCCCTGCGCCGCCTTGCCGGTTTGGTGCAGGAACGGGGGCCTGCATTGGGCCAGACGCCCGAGGCCATCGCGAAAGCGGCAAAAGCCTATGAAGATGGCGGGCTGTGCGTGGCCGTGATCGCGTCCCCGAAACCTTCCGACAAGATCCCGGAAATCGAACAGACCTATTCCGCCGGGGCGGTCTGCCTTGCGCTTTTGAATGCCGCGCTGGCGGCGGGCTGGGGGGCGAACTGGCTGTCGGGCTGGCCCTCCCATGATCGCGGCTTCGTCGAAACCGGCCTTGGGCTGGCCCCGTCCGAACAGGTCGCCGGGCTGATCTTCATCGGCACCGAAACCACGGCCCCGCCGGAACGGCCACGACCCGATCTGAACGCAATCACCGAATGGGTGTCGGAATGA
- a CDS encoding DUF167 domain-containing protein, whose product MCDLAHLADPGTEISVRVTPKASRNRVVVEEGQVRVYVTTVPEGGKANAAVVKLLAKAVGVPKSRLELIRGQTSRDKVFRVLE is encoded by the coding sequence ATGTGCGATCTTGCCCATCTGGCCGACCCCGGTACCGAGATTTCCGTTCGCGTGACGCCGAAAGCCTCGCGCAACCGGGTTGTGGTGGAGGAGGGGCAGGTGCGCGTCTATGTCACCACCGTGCCGGAGGGCGGCAAGGCCAATGCCGCGGTCGTCAAGCTGCTGGCCAAGGCAGTCGGCGTTCCGAAGTCGCGGCTGGAACTGATCCGGGGGCAGACGTCGCGCGACAAGGTTTTTCGCGTTTTGGAGTGA
- a CDS encoding EI24 domain-containing protein has product MILTAFLKTLGQIGDRAFRRVLFLGIGLSVLLLAAIYALVFFLIGWFVPDTFTLPWIGEVHWVDEILSGASFLLMIVMSVFLMVPVASAFTGIFLDDVAEAVEARHYPGLPEPHAIPITDQIMDSIGFLGVLIGVNLVALVLYFFVGPLAPFLFWAVNGFLLGREYFQMAGMRRLGRKGARELRKRHSLTIFAAGLLMAVPLTFPLVNLVIPILAAAVFTHIVNGLAARDPVAA; this is encoded by the coding sequence ATGATCCTTACTGCCTTTCTGAAAACGCTTGGCCAGATCGGCGACCGCGCCTTCCGCAGGGTTCTGTTCCTGGGCATCGGGTTGAGCGTGCTTCTGCTCGCCGCGATCTATGCGCTGGTGTTCTTCCTGATCGGCTGGTTCGTGCCCGACACCTTCACCCTGCCCTGGATCGGCGAGGTGCATTGGGTTGACGAGATCCTCTCCGGCGCGTCGTTCCTGCTGATGATCGTGATGTCGGTCTTCCTGATGGTGCCGGTCGCCTCGGCCTTTACCGGCATCTTCCTCGACGACGTGGCCGAGGCCGTGGAGGCGCGTCATTACCCCGGTCTGCCGGAACCGCACGCCATACCGATCACCGACCAGATCATGGACAGCATCGGCTTCCTCGGCGTGCTGATCGGGGTGAACCTTGTCGCGTTGGTCCTGTATTTCTTCGTCGGGCCGCTAGCCCCCTTCCTGTTTTGGGCGGTGAACGGCTTCCTTCTGGGCCGCGAATATTTCCAGATGGCGGGCATGCGTCGGTTGGGCCGCAAGGGCGCGCGAGAGTTGCGCAAGCGGCATAGCCTGACGATCTTCGCTGCCGGGCTTTTGATGGCGGTGCCGCTGACCTTCCCGCTGGTGAACCTCGTGATCCCGATTCTGGCGGCGGCGGTCTTCACCCATATCGTCAACGGGCTGGCGGCGCGCGATCCCGTTGCCGCCTGA
- the hfq gene encoding RNA chaperone Hfq gives MAADKQNLQDAFLNHVRKTKVPVTIFLINGVKLQGVITWFDNFCVLLRRDGQSQLVYKHAISTIMPSQPINLYDGED, from the coding sequence ATGGCTGCCGACAAACAGAATTTGCAGGACGCATTTCTCAACCACGTCCGAAAGACCAAGGTGCCGGTGACGATCTTCCTGATCAACGGCGTCAAGCTTCAGGGCGTGATCACGTGGTTCGACAATTTCTGCGTGCTGCTGCGCCGGGACGGACAGTCCCAGCTTGTGTACAAACACGCGATTTCAACCATCATGCCGTCCCAGCCCATCAACCTCTACGACGGTGAGGATTGA
- a CDS encoding MT-A70 family methyltransferase, whose product MGASAAQDLQDFLGEDRFATVLADPPWRFINRTGKVAPEHKRLSRYPTLTVEEICALPVADHLEDRAHCYLWVPNALLPEGLQVLTAWGFEYKSNIVWHKIRKDGGSDGRGVGFYFRNVTELLLFGTRGKNARTLAPGRRQVNMVQTRKREHSRKPDEQYALIEDCSWGPYLELFGRGIRKGWTVWGNQADADYKPDWKTYAYNSGIAAE is encoded by the coding sequence ATGGGCGCATCGGCGGCACAAGACCTGCAAGATTTCCTAGGCGAGGACCGGTTTGCCACCGTTCTGGCGGACCCGCCATGGCGGTTCATCAACCGCACGGGAAAGGTCGCGCCGGAACACAAGCGGTTGTCGCGCTATCCGACCCTGACGGTCGAGGAAATCTGCGCCCTGCCTGTGGCCGACCATCTGGAAGACCGCGCCCATTGCTATCTGTGGGTGCCCAACGCGCTCTTGCCAGAGGGCTTGCAGGTGCTGACCGCCTGGGGGTTCGAATACAAATCGAATATCGTCTGGCACAAGATCCGCAAGGATGGCGGGTCGGACGGGCGCGGCGTGGGGTTCTACTTCCGCAATGTCACGGAACTTCTGCTGTTCGGTACGCGGGGCAAGAACGCCCGCACGCTGGCGCCCGGTCGGCGGCAGGTAAACATGGTACAGACCCGCAAGCGCGAACATTCCCGTAAACCCGACGAACAATACGCGTTGATCGAGGACTGTTCCTGGGGCCCCTATCTGGAGCTTTTCGGCCGCGGTATTCGCAAGGGCTGGACGGTCTGGGGCAATCAGGCGGATGCCGATTACAAGCCCGACTGGAAGACCTACGCCTACAACTCAGGCATCGCCGCCGAATAG
- the hflX gene encoding GTPase HflX, which produces MTRAWVLHPDIASDKDRRAPGPALEEAVALAAALPDIDVVGHEVVSLPKARPGLLFGSGKIEELRERLSQAEVELVLIDGPVTPVQQRNLERDWKVKILDRTGLILEIFADRARTREGVLQVELAALSYQRTRLVRAWTHLERQRGGLGFVGGPGETQIEADRRAIDEAITRIRRQLSKVVKTRDLHRAARRKVPFPVVALVGYTNAGKSTLFNRMTGAEVLAKDMLFATLDPTMRAVALPTGLKVILSDTVGFISDLPTQLVAAFRATLEEVLEADLILHVRDIAHDETEEQAADVRTILDDLGVMRDTPLIEVWNKTDLLPADRREAIAAVATRHDHIVTLSAWTGEGMEPLLEAITAALDETRERRVLTLPYSEGRKRAWLFEQGIVEGEEQVEDGYRLTVNWTARQEQRFKGLSENP; this is translated from the coding sequence GTGACGCGCGCCTGGGTGCTGCATCCCGACATCGCAAGCGATAAGGACCGGCGCGCCCCCGGCCCCGCGCTGGAGGAGGCTGTCGCGCTCGCCGCCGCCCTGCCGGATATCGACGTGGTCGGCCATGAGGTCGTGTCGCTTCCAAAGGCGCGGCCGGGGCTCTTGTTCGGATCGGGCAAGATAGAAGAGTTGCGCGAACGGCTGTCACAGGCCGAGGTCGAACTGGTCCTGATCGACGGGCCAGTCACGCCTGTTCAGCAGCGCAACCTTGAACGGGACTGGAAGGTCAAGATCCTCGACCGGACCGGCCTGATCCTGGAAATCTTCGCCGACCGCGCCCGCACACGGGAAGGCGTGCTTCAGGTGGAACTGGCCGCGCTGTCCTATCAGCGCACGCGGCTGGTGCGCGCATGGACCCACCTGGAGCGGCAGCGCGGCGGGCTTGGCTTCGTCGGCGGCCCCGGCGAGACGCAGATCGAGGCCGACCGCCGCGCCATCGACGAGGCGATCACACGGATCCGGCGGCAGTTGTCGAAGGTGGTCAAGACCCGAGACCTGCACCGCGCGGCGCGGCGTAAGGTGCCCTTCCCTGTGGTGGCGCTGGTAGGCTACACCAATGCGGGCAAGTCCACGCTCTTCAACCGGATGACCGGGGCGGAGGTGCTGGCCAAGGACATGCTCTTTGCCACGCTCGACCCGACGATGCGGGCGGTTGCGTTGCCCACCGGGCTAAAGGTCATCCTGTCCGACACGGTGGGCTTTATCTCCGACCTGCCCACGCAGCTTGTCGCCGCTTTCCGCGCCACGCTGGAGGAGGTGCTGGAGGCCGACCTTATCCTCCATGTCCGCGACATCGCCCATGACGAGACCGAGGAGCAGGCCGCCGATGTCCGGACCATCCTCGACGATCTTGGCGTCATGCGCGACACCCCGTTGATCGAGGTCTGGAACAAGACGGACCTTCTGCCTGCAGACCGCCGTGAGGCGATTGCGGCGGTGGCAACGCGCCACGACCACATCGTGACCTTGTCGGCCTGGACCGGCGAGGGGATGGAGCCACTGCTGGAAGCGATCACCGCGGCGCTGGACGAAACGCGAGAGCGTCGGGTGCTGACCCTGCCCTATTCGGAGGGGCGCAAGCGGGCCTGGTTGTTCGAGCAGGGCATTGTCGAAGGCGAAGAACAGGTCGAAGATGGCTATCGCCTGACCGTCAACTGGACCGCCCGGCAGGAACAGCGATTCAAGGGCCTGTCGGAAAACCCTTGA
- a CDS encoding TrkH family potassium uptake protein — MKRLAELPFLVLLMGFGTVAMFPVVVLAVTEHDWQTARSFLYGGLLFTVLTALVGFATINNASTNQARSHLLAMLGFYTVLPLILAVPFAEAQGNTAFLDAYFEMVSCLTTTGASLFDDPGDLSAALHLWRAIVGWLGGFFLWVTAIAILAPMNLGGFEVTASPGEGTGSEPRWAAESRQAANMRERLKRFGAKLMPVYVGLTAGLWVLMLLAGEGPLVAACHAMSVLSTSGISPVGGVQYGHSGLLGEFMLWCFFLFAFSRQTFMLDFRTESWRSLKKDVEIKMGVGIAWVVTFFLFARHWLGAYEVSAEEDLLAAVKALWGTVFTVTSYLTTTGFASNEWIDARDWSGLATPGLILVGLAVFGGGVATTAGGVKLLRIYALYKHGLREMEKLVHPSSVGGAGAFARRIRRQGAQIAFVFFMLFALSVAMVMTALGAAGLDFEAATILTVAALTTTGPLAAAATEPSLSYAVLGDGAKIILAMAMVLGRLETLAIIAFFNPEFWRN, encoded by the coding sequence ATGAAGCGGCTGGCCGAACTTCCGTTTCTCGTCCTCCTGATGGGCTTCGGCACGGTGGCGATGTTTCCCGTCGTCGTGCTCGCCGTGACAGAGCATGACTGGCAGACCGCCCGCAGCTTTCTCTATGGCGGGTTGCTGTTCACGGTGCTGACCGCCCTTGTGGGGTTCGCCACGATCAACAACGCCAGCACCAACCAGGCCCGCAGCCACCTGTTGGCGATGCTGGGCTTCTACACGGTCCTGCCCCTGATCCTTGCCGTGCCCTTTGCCGAGGCCCAGGGCAATACCGCGTTTCTGGATGCCTATTTCGAAATGGTCTCGTGCTTGACGACGACCGGTGCCTCGCTGTTCGACGACCCGGGCGATCTGTCGGCCGCATTGCATCTTTGGCGTGCCATTGTGGGCTGGCTGGGCGGGTTCTTCCTGTGGGTCACGGCCATCGCGATTCTGGCGCCGATGAATCTTGGCGGGTTCGAGGTCACGGCAAGCCCGGGCGAAGGCACCGGATCGGAACCGCGCTGGGCGGCCGAGTCGCGACAGGCGGCCAATATGCGCGAACGGCTGAAGCGGTTCGGCGCCAAGCTGATGCCGGTCTATGTCGGGCTGACCGCGGGTCTTTGGGTGCTGATGCTGCTGGCCGGCGAAGGGCCGCTGGTCGCGGCCTGTCACGCGATGTCGGTCCTGTCGACCTCGGGCATCTCGCCGGTGGGCGGGGTCCAGTACGGGCATAGCGGCCTGTTGGGCGAGTTCATGCTGTGGTGCTTCTTCCTGTTCGCCTTCTCACGCCAGACCTTCATGCTCGATTTCCGCACCGAAAGCTGGCGCAGCCTGAAAAAGGATGTCGAGATCAAGATGGGCGTCGGAATCGCGTGGGTCGTGACGTTCTTCCTGTTCGCGCGCCACTGGCTGGGCGCCTATGAGGTTTCGGCCGAAGAGGACCTGCTGGCCGCGGTCAAGGCGTTGTGGGGCACGGTGTTCACGGTGACGTCCTACCTGACGACGACGGGGTTTGCGTCCAACGAATGGATCGACGCGCGCGACTGGTCCGGGCTTGCCACGCCCGGGCTGATCCTTGTGGGACTCGCGGTTTTCGGGGGCGGTGTGGCCACGACCGCAGGCGGGGTGAAACTCTTGCGGATCTACGCGCTTTACAAGCACGGCCTGCGCGAGATGGAAAAGCTCGTCCATCCGTCCTCGGTCGGGGGCGCGGGGGCCTTTGCGCGGCGGATCCGGCGGCAGGGGGCGCAGATCGCCTTCGTCTTCTTCATGCTCTTCGCGCTGTCGGTCGCCATGGTGATGACGGCCCTCGGTGCCGCCGGTCTCGACTTCGAGGCCGCCACGATCCTGACGGTCGCAGCCCTGACCACGACCGGCCCGCTGGCCGCCGCGGCCACCGAACCCTCGCTGTCCTATGCCGTGCTGGGGGACGGCGCAAAGATCATCCTGGCGATGGCAATGGTGCTGGGCAGGCTGGAGACCCTTGCAATCATTGCCTTCTTCAACCCCGAGTTCTGGCGGAACTGA
- a CDS encoding VPLPA-CTERM sorting domain-containing protein: MKLLLPALGLAAMMAVPSYAETVTMTFDEVTGDYTPFDDSIGDSTYVDVTNRTRDGYANATVYEEHVEHWTTGYSELVDVAYASADGNVGELQFDVDAGYQITFDAFDFGNYRSGVTPRDASFRIYDSAWNIVWQQDIVDHTGTSVTLTPGVTLTGTAYFQWGTDWDIGIDNFVYTSEVGAPAVPLPAALPLLLAAFGGLGLVARQRHA; this comes from the coding sequence ATGAAGCTTTTGCTGCCCGCATTGGGCCTCGCGGCGATGATGGCCGTTCCGTCCTACGCCGAGACTGTGACCATGACTTTTGATGAGGTCACCGGCGATTACACGCCCTTCGACGACTCGATCGGCGACAGCACCTATGTCGATGTGACGAACCGCACCCGTGACGGGTATGCGAACGCGACGGTCTACGAAGAACATGTCGAGCATTGGACGACCGGCTATTCGGAGCTTGTCGACGTCGCCTACGCCTCTGCCGACGGAAACGTGGGCGAGCTTCAGTTCGATGTCGATGCCGGCTACCAGATCACGTTCGATGCTTTCGACTTCGGCAACTATCGTAGCGGTGTAACGCCCCGCGATGCGAGCTTCCGCATCTACGACAGCGCGTGGAACATCGTCTGGCAGCAGGACATCGTCGATCATACCGGAACGTCGGTCACCCTGACGCCGGGCGTCACTCTGACCGGAACCGCCTATTTCCAGTGGGGCACCGACTGGGATATCGGAATCGACAATTTCGTCTACACCTCGGAGGTGGGGGCCCCTGCGGTGCCGCTTCCGGCAGCTCTGCCGCTGCTGCTGGCCGCATTTGGTGGCCTCGGGCTGGTTGCACGTCAGCGCCACGCATGA